The stretch of DNA TTTCCGCCCCGAGCCCCGATGCGCCGCCGCTGATGATCGCGGGGGTGTCCTCTCCGATCCGCATGGGGTCAGTCCTTTGCCGCCACGGGGCCGCCGGCGGATTTCCAGCCGGAAAAGCCGTCGCGCACATGGGTCACGCCCGCAAGCCCCATCTCCTGCGCCGTCCGTGCCGCCAGCGCCGAGCGCCAGCCCGAGGCGCAGTAGAACACGAAGCGGCCGCCCGACTGGAACTGCGGCTTGGCATAGGGGCTTTCGGGGTCGATCCAGAATTCCAGCATGCCGCGCGGGCAGTGAAACGCACCCGGGATCATGCCGTCCCGCTGCAATTCGCGGATGTCGCGCAGATCGACGAAGGTGACGCCCTCGGCCCCGTGCAGCGCCATCGCCTCGGACGCGGGGATGTTGTCCACGATCCCGTTGGCTTCGGCCACCATGTCCTTCACCGTCTTCATCGCGCGCTCCGTTACTGTCTCGTTGCGCAAGGAGTAGCAGAGCGATTGTCGGGGAAACAGGGGGTAGGGCGGCACGGCAATACATCACGAACAGGAATGGAAATGCAGATAAACATTCATTTCCATTATGGCGCGCTGCGGCATATCTGGCTGTCATCCCGGATCGCCCGGAACCGTCAGCCTGAAAGGACCGCCGCCATGAACACCCGGACCCTGACCGAAGCGACCACGCCCGCACCGCTGAGCGGCGCGGACCGCGACGTGGTGCGAACCCTTGCCTTCGTGGCGCTGACCGTGGTCGCCGGCCACGCGCTTGCCGCCCTGATCGGCGCCGCCGGACTCGAAGCCGCGCCGGCAGTCGTTGCCGACTGGCACGGCAACGTCGCCGCCAGCCGCTGATCCCGCGCCTCCCCTGCCTGCCCGCCGCCTTCGCCCGCAGGGGGATGCCTGCGGCGGGCGGTGTGGTTCCCCCGCCGGAACATCACGGGGCATCGTCGCTGGTAATGCCCGGCGCGCTTGCCTATAACGCGGCTGTTGAAAATCGGGGGACGACTCGGGAGCGAGAGCGATGACTTCTGCGTGGAACAAGACCGCATGGCGCAACCATGAGCGGATCCAGATGCCGGATTATCCGGACCAGGCCGCTTTGGGCGAGGTGGAGGCAAAGCTCGCCACCTATCCGCCGCTGGTCTTTGCCGGAGAGGCGCGCCGCCTGAAGGCGGAGCTGGCGCAGGTCGTCGAGGGCAAGGCGTTCCTGCTTCAGGGCGGCGATTGCGCGGAAAGCTTCGCGGAATTCTCGGCCGACAATATCCGCGACACCTTCAAGGTGATGTTGCAGATGGCGGTGGTCCTGACCTTCGGGGCGAAGCTGCCGGTGGTCAAGATCGGCCGCATGGCCGGCCAGTTCGCCAAGCCCCGTTCCGCGCCCACGGAAGTGGTGGACGGCGTCACGCTGCCGATCTATCGCGGCGACATCATCAACGATACCGCGCCCACGCTGGATGCGCGCATGCCCGATCCGCAGCGCATGCTTCAGGCCTATACCCAGGCGGCGGCGTCGCTGAACCTGCTGCGCGCCTTCAGCCAGGGCGGTTTCGCAGACATCGCGCGGGTGCACAGCTGGACGCTGGGCTTCACCTCGGACACGCCGGGCTACGAGAAGTATCACAAGCTGGCGAACCGCATCCATGAAAGCCTGGAATTCATGGAAGCGGCGGGCGTCAGCGGCGACACGGTGGACGCGCTGCACCGCGTCGATTTCTTCACCAGCCACGAGGCGCTGCTGCTGGAATACGAAGAGGCGCTGTGCCGGGTGGACAGCACCTCGGGCCTGCCGGTGGCGGGCTCGGGCCACATGATCTGGATCGGCGACCGCACCCGCCAGCCCGACGGCGCCCATGTCGAGTTCTGCCGCGGCGTGCAGAACCCGATCGGCCTGAAATGCGGCCCCTCGATCACCGAGGACGACCTGCTGCGCCTGATCGAGAAGCTGAACCCCGCCAACGAGGCGGGCCGGCTGACGCTGATCAACCGCTTCGGCGCCGGAAAGGTGGGCGAGCACCTTCCCAAGCTGATCCGCGCCGTCGAGCGCGAGGGCTTCAAGGTGCTGTGGTCCTGCGATCCGATGCATGGCAACACGATCAAGTCCGACTCGGGCTACAAGACCCGTCCCTTCGAGCGGGTCCTGCGCGAGGTGCGCGAGTTCTTCGCCGTGCACGAGGCCGAGGGCACCTATCCGGGCGGGGTGCATTTCGAGATGACCGGCAAGGACGTCACCGAATGCACCGGCGGCCTGCGCGCCGTGGCGGACGAGGATCTGTCGGACCGCTACCACACCGTCTGCGACCCGCGCCTGAACGCGGCGCAGTCGCTGGAGCTGGCCTTCCTGGTGGCCGAGGAGCTGCACCAGCGCCGCGAGGCGCAGCGCGCGGCGGTCTGAAGCGACCCGGCCGCGGGCGCGGCCGGGGCCTCCGGCGGGGATATTTGAAGAAAGTGGAAGGGCAGGGGCGTGTCGCGCGGCGCGCCCGCTGTCATTCAGGAAAGGGGCAGGCATGGGCGGGCAGTTCCTGGTGGTGACGACCGAGGGTGTCGTCGGCGACGACCTGGTGGGCGAGGTGATCGCGCGGGCAGGTGCCGGCGCGGGCACGCCGCGGCGACTGGGCAAGGGCGCGGTGGAGATCCCGCTTGCCGCGATGATCGACGATCTGGCGCCGCTCCGGCAGGGGCTGGCGGCGGATGTGAACCAGGTCGCGGCTGATGCGCGGCGCAAGGCGATCCTGATCGCGGACATGGACAGCACCATCATCTCGGTCGAGTGCATCGACGAGCTGGCCGATTACGCGGGCGTCAAGGAGCATGTCGCCCGCATCACCGAGGCGGCGATGCGGGGCGAGCTGGATTTCGAGCAGGCGCTTTTCGCCCGCGTGGAACTGCTCCGCGGCCTGCCGGTGTCTGTGCTGCAATCCTGCTACGACGAACGGGTGCGGCTGAACCCGGGGGCGGCCGCGATGGTGGGCGGCATGAACGCCGCCGGCGCGCGCACGGCACTTGTCTCGGGCGGTTTCACCTTCTTCACCGAGCGCGTGGCCGCTGCCGCGGGCTTCCAGAGCAACCAGGCCAACGTGCTGGAAGAGGCGGACGGCCGTCTGACCGGCAGCGTCCGCCTGCCGGTGCTCGGCCGGCAGGCCAAGGCCGACGCGCTGGACGCGCTGTGTGCCGAGCGGGGCGTCACGCCGCGCGACGTGGTCGCCATCGGCGATGGGGCGAACGACCTGTCGATGATCGAGAAGGCGGGGCTTGGCGTGGCCTATCGCGCGAAGCCCGCGCTCAGGGAAAAGGCGGACGCGGTTCTGGACCATTCGGACCTGACCGCGGTGCTGGCGCTTCAGGGCCTGCCCCTGCCGTCCTGACCGCCCGAAAGCAGGCGCAGATGCCCCCGGCGCCGCGGCCCGCTGACCGGCTGGGGGTTTTCCAGCAGCGACAGCGGCGGCGGGGCCGGCGGCAGCCCGTAGGCCTGCGCCGGTTCGGCAAAGCCGGGCAGGGCCTGTCGCGTTGCGCCCTGGCGGTCGTCGGTCCGCACGGGCGTTGTGATCGCGGCCGAGATCGTGAACTGCACCGGCGCGCGCATCACCCCGGCAGTGGTGATGCAGCCCAGCACCCGGGTCAGGTCGCCCAGGTCGCTGCACAGCGGCAGAAGCAGCATCCTTGCGGCGATGTCCCGCCCGAACCGGTCGGGCCCGTAGAGGTCGAGTTCCACCACCGCCGGAAGCGTCAGCACCGACTTGAGATGTGCATGGATGCCGGGCCGCGCCCGGTCGTCGAACAGCGCCTCGGGCGGCATGCCGCGCACCTCGACCCCCATGAGTTCGCACAGCGAAAGGCCCGCAAGCCGGATGCGCAATTCCTCCGGGCGGATCTGTTCGAGGATGAACAGACGTTCGAGCGCATCCTCGAACCGGCGCGGATCCAGCTCGGAGCGCAGCGGCGCGAGGCGCCCCCGGCGCAGGCTTTCCCAGTAGTCGCGCAACCCTGTCAAGGCATCCGTGTTCATCGCTGGCCCGTCCGTCCGCCTGATGTTCGCGGCTTTCGCGGGCATGACTATCCGCGACCGCTTGCGTTCCGCATGTCCGCAAGACTAGTCAATTTTTAGATTATTGTCCCCGGCTTTGGTAACAAATGATTAACGCTACGGCGGATGGGGTCTTGCAGGGCAAAAAGGAACGCTGACGATGGCACTTTCTTCGATGACCGGCTTTTCGGCGGTGACCGGTCGGTCGGGCACGCTCGAATGGCACTGGGAGGCGCGGTCGGTCAACGGGCGCGGGCTGGACCTGCGGCTGCGGCTGCCCGAGGGGCTGGAACGGCTGGAGCCGGAAATCCGGGCCGCGGCGCAGGCCCGGCTGAACCGTGGCTCGGTCCAGATCGGTCTGCGCATTGCCGGCGGCGAGGGGGCGGCCGGGCTCGAGCTGAACCGCGAGACGCTGGCGCGCGTGCTTGCCAGCGCCGCCGAGGTCGCCCGCGCGGCCGAAGCCGAGGGGCTGCGCCTGGCCCCGATCAGCGCCGGAGAGATCCTTGCCACCCGCGGCGTGGTCGAGGGGGTGCGGCTTGCCGACCGGCTGGCCGACGCGGCCGAGGCGATCGCCGCCGATATCGACCCGTTGCTGGCGTCGCTCGTGGCGCACCGCCGCAGCGAGGGGACGGCGCTGGCCCGCGTGCTGGCCGAACAGCTGGACCGGTTGGAGGGGCTGACCGCCGCGGCGGCCGAGACGGCCGAGGCCCGCGCCGCCCGTTCGGGCGAGGTGCTGCGGGCAAGGGTGGCGGCGCTTCTTGGCGCGCAGGACAGGGTGGATGCGGACCGCCTGGCGCAGGAGCTGGCGCTTCTGGCGGTCAAATCCGACGTGACCGAGGAGCTGGACCGCCTGCGCGCCCATATCGCCGCCACCCGCGCGCTGCTGGCCGAGGGCGGGCCGGTGGGGCGCAAGCTCGATTTCCTGATGCAGGAGTTCAACCGCGAGGCCAATACCCTGTGCTCCAAGGCGCAGGATCCGGCGCTGACGGCGATCGGTCTTGATCTCAAGCTCGTCATCGATCAGATGCGCGAGCAATGCCAGAACGTCGAATAGGAGCCCGCGCCCCGTGTCCGAGACTGCCCAGCCTGCCCGCCGTGGATTGCTGATCATCCTGTCCTCGCCCTCGGGGGCGGGGAAATCCACGCTCTCGCGCCGGCTGCGCGGCTGGGATCCGCGGATCACCTTTTCCGTCTCGGCCACCACGCGGCCCCCGCGCCCCGGAGAGATCGACGGCCAGGACTACCATTTCATGAGTGTCGAGCGCTTCCGCCAGACCGTGGCCGAGGGGCGGATGCTGGAACATGCCGAGGTGTTCGGGAACTTCTACGGCTCGCCGCAGGAGCCGGTCGAGAAGGCCATCAATGCGGGCCATGACGTGCTGTTCGACGTGGACTGGCAGGGCGGCCAGCAGATCCGCGAAAGCAGCCTCGGGCACCAGGTGGTGTCGATCTTCCTGCTGCCGCCCTCGATCGCGGAACTCGCCGCAAGGCTGCGCGCCCGCGGGCAGGACAGCGCCGAGGTGATCGCGGGCAGGATGCGCAAGAGCCGCGACGAGATCAGCCACTGGGCCGAGTATGATTACGTCCTGGTGAACGAGGACCTGGCGCTCTGCGAGGAACATCTGCGCGCCATCGTCACCGCCGAGCGACTGCGTCGCACCCGCCAGCCGGGGCTGGTGGGCCACGTCAAGGCGCTGAACGAGGAATTCGAGAAGGGGGTCGGCATATGAGCGGGCTTTACGATCTGGACGGCGTCTCGCCGCATCTGCCGGAGGATGGCGACGTCTGGGTGGCGCCGGGGGCAGCGCTGATCGGCGACGTGGTGATGGAAAGCGGCAGCTCGGTCTGGTTCAACGCCGTGCTGCGCGGCGACAACGAGCGGATCCACCTGGGGCGCGGCTCGAACATCCAGGAAAACTGCGTGCTGCACACCGATCCCGGCTATCCGCTGACCATCGGCGCGGACTGCACCATCGGCCACAAGGCGATGCTGCATGGCTGCACCATCGGCGACGGCGCGCTGATCGGGATGGGGGCGACCATCCTGAACGGGGCGGTGATCGGGGCGGGCTGCCTGATCGGTGCGGGCGCGCTGGTGACCGAAGGCAAGCGGATCCCGCCGGGATCGCTGGTGATGGGGGCGCCGGGCAAGGTGGTGCGCGAGCTGGACGAAACCGCCCGCGCGGGGCTTGTCGCCTCGGCCGAGCGGTATCAGGCCAACATGCGCCGCTTTCGCGCGGGCCTGCGCCCGGCCATGCTGAAGGCCTGAGCCGCGCCGCCTAGAGGCGCCTGAGATCGAGGCTCATCCCGTTCTCGCGCGTCGCACGGGTCGCACGCGCGCCGCGTGCCTGGAGAAGCTGGCCGAGCAGCAGGAACTGCACCTCCGCCGGACGGACCCTGGCCTCCGCGTCCGGATGCTCGAGCAGGCGCCACAACGCCTCTGCGTCGCGCAGGCGGGGCGCGGTCGTCTCGATGCCGACCGCGCCGGCGGACAGGACCAGCCGCGTCTCGCCGCCCAGTGGCAGGCAATGCTCCTTGCACAGAAGCGCCAGCAGCGCCGCCTTTGCGGTGGTGCGCGGCAGCTCGGAACCCTCGACGGTCAGCACCAGTTTCCATCTTCCGCTGACCAGCGCACCCAGGATCGGGCGCAACTCGGCCAGCGCGACGCGGTCCTGCGGCGCGGCATCGCCGAAGGCGAGTCGGAACAGGCGCAATTTCTGCACCGTGGCGTTGACGCTGTCGGCGATCAGTTCAAGTTCGGGCGCAGCGGTGGTCCGGCCAAGGCACGAAAGCAGCTCCACGCCGTTTCCGATCGCGCCGACCGGGTTTACAAGGTCATGGCAGATGCGCGAGGAGACGAGGCCGGTCAGGTCCGGATGGGTCAAGGGCGGTCTCCCGACGGGTGAAAGGAACAGGGATGGCGATGAACGAGTTTCTGGAGCCCGGCTCCTTCGTGCGGCATCCCGACATGCCCGACTGGGGTCTCGGGCAGGTTCAGTCCGTGGTCGGCCACAGGATCACCGTGAACTTCGAGCATGTGGGAAAGGTGGTCATCGATGGCACCCGCATCCTTCTCGTCCCGGAATTCCTGCCTCGCCAATAGTGAAATCGTCCCACATTTCACAACCATAAGGTGAGTCCGGCGTTCCGGGCAAGATCCTTTCCCGGAATGACCCGACGGTGCGGCACCGCGTCTCATGTTGCATGCACGGGTCCGACTTCGTAAGACCGAGCACGGCAGTCACGTTCGGGGAGCCATGGAACTCGACACCAAACGCTTCGAGATCCGCATTGCAGCCAGCGACGAGGATATCGCCGCGGCCCAGCGGCTGCGCTACCGCGTCTTCGTCGAGGAGATGGGCGCGCCCGCCGCCTCTGCCGACCATGCGCGGCGGCTGGAAAAGGACGCCTTCGATCCGTTCTTCGACCACCTGATCCTGATCGACAGGGCGACACCGGTGGCCGATCCGCTGGACCGGGTGGCGGCCGTCTACCGACTGCTGCCGGGCGACCGCGCGCGGGCGGCGGGGGGCTTCTACAGCGCCAGCGAATACGACCTGTCGCGGATCGAGGCGCTGGGCCGCAAGACAGTCGAACTTGGCCGCTCCTGCGTGGCCGCGCCCTATCGCGGCGGCATTGCCATGCATCTCATGTGGAACGCGCTGGCCGAATACGTCCTGTCGCGCGAGATCGAGATCCTGTTCGGCGTGGCCTCGTTTCACGGCACCGACCCTGACGCCATCGCGCCCGCGCTGTCCTGGCTGCATCACCACCACCTCGCGCCCGACGATCTGCGCGTGCGCGCCCGTCCCGAGGGTTTCGTGGACATGGACCTCGTGCCCGAGGACAGGCTGGATCGCGTCGAGGCGCTGGCGCAGATCCCGGCGCTGATCAAGGCCTATCTGCGGCTGGGCGGCTTCGTGGGCGAGGGGGCCTTCATCGACCGGGACTTCAACACCATCGATGTCTGCCTGCTGATGGATACGGCCCGCATGGCCGAGAAGTATCACGCCTTCTATACGCGGAGCTTCGCGCGGAAATGAGCGTGACCTGGAACGGTGCAGCGCCCGAGCGGGTGCGCGCGCCCTGCGTGACCGAGCGTCTGCGCATGGTGCTGCGCGCCCTGGCGCTGGTCCTTGTCACCTATCTCGGCATTCCTTTCGTGGTGCTGTTCAACCTGGTCGAGCGTGCGGCCCCGCTGGGCGTCGCGCACCGCATCGCGTGCCTGTGGGGGCGCATCTGCCTGTGGCTCTGCGGGGTCCGGGTGCTTGCGCGCGGCACGCCCATGCGCGGGGGGGGCGCGGTGGTCGCGAACCATGCCGGCTGGATCGACATCTTCACGCTGCTGACCGCGGACCGGGTCTATTTCGTCTCCAAGGCGGAAGTGGCGGGCTGGCCGCTGGTGGGCTGGCTGTCGCGCCAGATCGGGACCGTCTACATCGACCGAAGGCGCACGTCGTCGAAGGCGCAGGCCGCCATGCTGCACGACCGGCTTGCCCGCGGCGACCGGCTCTGCTTCTTCCCCGAAGGCACCTCCACCGACGGGCGGCGGGTGCTGCCCTTCAAGTCGACGCTGTTCGCCCCCTTTACCGCCGAGGGCCTGCGCGACGAATTGTGGGTGCAGCCGGTCAGCATCGTCTACCACCCCGCGCCGGACCTGCCGCGCAGCTTCTACGGCTGGTGGGGAGAGATGCCGCTCGGGCCGCATCTGAAGGCGGTCTTTGCCCTGTCGCGCGGCGGCGTGGCCGAAGTGATCCACCATCCGCCCCTGCGTGCCGCCGATTTCGCCGACCGAAAGGCGCTGGCCGCCGCCTGCGAGGAAGCCGTGCGCGCGGGCGTCACGGCCGCGCTGGAGGCCGCGCTAGAGACTGGCCGCGATCCTGCCTAGCGCCGCTGCCGGTCCATCCCCTGCGGCCCAGATCTCGTCCGACAGGCAGATGAAATCGGTATAGGGCAGCAAGCCCGCGAGCGCCGCGCCGGCCAGCCCGCCCTCGGCCACGACCGGGATCTCGATCATTTCGGACCACCACTGGAAGAGTTCCGGCTCTGCCACGGTCCCGTCGCCCAGAAGCGTGTCGGCACTGACGGGTCCGAAGGCGATGTAGTCCGCGCCCAGCTCTCCGGCGGTCATCCCGGCATGGCGCGAGGTGCCGCAGAACGCGCCCAGGATGGCCTCCTTGCCCAGCAGCTTGCGCACCTCCTTCACGCGGCGCGCGCCGTCGGTCAGGTGCACGCCATCGAGTCCCAGCCGCTCCACCAGCCGGAAGTGGTCGTCGATCACCAGCGGAATGTCGCGGGCATGGGCGATCTCGCGCAGCATGTCGGCGGCGCGGGACAGGTCGTCCTCGTCCCGGGTCGCCAGCGACAGGCGCAGGCAGGCGACCGGCGCCGCGTCGAGCGCCGCTTTCAGGGGCGTCTCGAAGCCCGACAACTCGAAGGCGGGCGGCGTGGCAAGATAGATCTTCGGCGGCTCACGGTCTTCGGTCATCGGGGCACCCCTCGGTTTCGCGCGCTTCTATCGCGGGGCAGGGCGCGGGTCCAGCACGGGCTTGCGCGGGTCGGCGTGGTGCAGCACTCTCGGGCCATGGACAGTCGCATCGGATATCGCGGGCCCGGCATGATGGGCCACAATGACGGCCCGCCGCTCGATGCGGGGGCAAGCTGGCGCCGCTTTGCCTGGAAGAAGGCGCGCGCGGAACTCCTGGGGCCGCGGCTGCCCGTGGAAGTGATCCGCCGCAGGGTCGTCCGCGCAAGGGAGTTGGGTCTTGCCTACCCCGATTATGCCGCGATCCTGCTCGGCTCGGGGCGGGACATCACGGCCTTTCTCTTCACCTGCGAGGCGATCGGCCTGCGCCTGGCCCGGCGACTGGACCTGCCCGAGCCGTCGCGCGCAAGGCTTGCATCGCTCATCCGCTGCGAGCGCGCGATCCTTGCGCCCGAAGGCGAGGCGCCGGGCGATTTCGCCGCCGAGTTGCAGGAAGTGTCCGGCCTGACCTTCGTTGCCGGCGCGGCGCCCGCGCCCGCGGCAAGCTGGGGCGAAAGCCGGGCGGCGCTGCTGGACCTGCTCGGGTCGGCCGGCCTGCCCGCGAACGCGGTGGTCATGGTCGGCACGCGCCCCCTTGAGTCGCGCTGGGCCGAGGCGGCGGCGCTTGCGCGCTTCCTGCCGGCCGAGAAGTGGCAGGGCGCGGCGGCGGTCTGATCCGCCACGCCCCGGGGGCATTCAGCGCTTCAGGATCGAGCGGCCGGCATATTCCGCCGTCTCGCCCAGGTTCTCCGCGATCCGGATCAGCTGGTTGTACTTGGCCAGCCGGTCCGAGCGCGACAGCGACCCGGTCTTGATCTGCCCGCAATTGGTGGCCACCGCCAGGTCCGCGATGGTCGCGTCCTCGGTCTCGCCCGAGCGGTGGCTCATCACGCAGGTGAAGCGCGCGCGATGGGCCATGTCCACGGCCTCCAGCGTCTCGGTCAGGCTGCCGATCTGGTTGACCTTGACCAGCATCGAGTTGCCGCAGCCCCTCGCGATGCCATCGGCCAGGCGCCGCGAGTTGGTCACGAACAGATCGTCGCCCACCAGCTGGCAGCGGTCGCCGATGCGGTCGGTCAGCAGCTTCCAGCCCTCCCAGTCGTCCTCGGCCATGCCATCCTCGATCGAGATGATCGGATAGGCGTCGACCAGGGCTGCCAGGTAGTCGGCGTTCTCGGCCGAGGAAAGCCGCTTGCCCTCGCCCTTCATGTCGTAGATGCCGTCCCGGAAATACTCGGTCGAGGCGCAGTCGAGTGCGAGGTAGATTTCCTCGCCGGGCTTGTAGCCGGCCTTCTCGATCGAGCGCATGATGAAGTCGAGCGCGTCGGTGGTCGAGGACAGGTTCGGCGCAAAGCCGCCCTCGTCGCCGATGCCGGTGTTGTGGCCGGCGTCGTGCAGCTCCTTCTTCAGCGTGTGGAACACCTCCGCACCCATCCGCACCGCCTCGGCGATGCTGTCGGCGGCCACCGGCATGATCATGAATTCCTGGAAGTCGATCGGGTTGTCGGCATGCTCGCCGCCATTGATGATGTTCATCATCGGCACCGGCAGCACGCGCGCCGATGTGCCGCCCACATAGCGATAAAGCGGCTGGCCCAGGCTCTGCGCCGCCGCCTTGGCCACGGCCAGGCTCACGCCCAGGATCGCGTTCGCGCCCAGCCGCGCCTTGTTGGGCGTGCCGTCGAGCTCGATCATCGCGCGGTCGATGGCGACCTGGTCGGTGGCGTCATGGCCCACGATCTCGTCGGCGATCTCGACATTGACCGCCTCGACCGCCTTCAGCACGCCCTTGCCCTTGTAGCGCGACTTGTCGCCGTCGCGCAGCTCCACCGCTTCGTGCGCGCCGGTCGAGGCGCCCGAGGGCACGGCGGCGCGGCCCAGCGTGCCGTCGTCCAGCAGCACGTCCACCTCGACCGTCGGGTTGCCCCGGCTGTCCAGTATCTCGCGTGCGGTGATGTCGATGATGGTGCTCATGGGGGTAGGGTCCTCACGTCCATTGGGGCCTCGCCGCGGTGTTAACGAAAACCGCCCCGCTTGCAAAGCCCGCATGCCGCGCGCGCCCGCCTTCCACTTTCTTCAAATATCCCCGCCGGAGGCATCCGGCGCCGCAACTTCCGCGCCGTCCGGGCAGGCGCGCCGGCGTCTCAGCCGCGCTCGCGCGCCTTGGCCGCATGCCAGAGCGCGTCCATCTCGGCAAGGCTCGCATCGGACGGCGTGCGCCCCTCGGCTTCAAGCGCCGCCTCGATCGCGGCGAAGCGGCGGGTGAACTTCGCGTTGGTCCGCCTCAGCGCCGCCTCGGGGTCGACACCCAGGTGCCGGCCCAGGTTCACCATCACGAACAGCAGGTCGCCGAACTCGTCCTCGATCCGGTCGGGGTCGGTGCCCTCGCTGACCTCGGCCAGTTCGTGCGCCTCCTCGACGATCTTGGCAAGCACGTCGCGGCGGTCGGTCCAGTCGAAGCCCACCCGCGCCGCGCGCTTCTGCAGCTTGAGCGCGCGCAGCAGCGCAGGCAGCCCCAGCGCCACCCCGTCCA from Halovulum dunhuangense encodes:
- the eno gene encoding phosphopyruvate hydratase, which encodes MSTIIDITAREILDSRGNPTVEVDVLLDDGTLGRAAVPSGASTGAHEAVELRDGDKSRYKGKGVLKAVEAVNVEIADEIVGHDATDQVAIDRAMIELDGTPNKARLGANAILGVSLAVAKAAAQSLGQPLYRYVGGTSARVLPVPMMNIINGGEHADNPIDFQEFMIMPVAADSIAEAVRMGAEVFHTLKKELHDAGHNTGIGDEGGFAPNLSSTTDALDFIMRSIEKAGYKPGEEIYLALDCASTEYFRDGIYDMKGEGKRLSSAENADYLAALVDAYPIISIEDGMAEDDWEGWKLLTDRIGDRCQLVGDDLFVTNSRRLADGIARGCGNSMLVKVNQIGSLTETLEAVDMAHRARFTCVMSHRSGETEDATIADLAVATNCGQIKTGSLSRSDRLAKYNQLIRIAENLGETAEYAGRSILKR